Below is a window of Populus alba chromosome 2, ASM523922v2, whole genome shotgun sequence DNA.
AAATTTTCCCTTACccagttttttgaaatttatttagaaaagttacccgaattttccatttttttgttaaaaaaaatcacctgaATTACTTTAGAAAATTCGAGTAATTCAATCACCCCTACCCACCTTGGCCTCTTTTGTCATTGCCATGAAAACGTCTCTATAAATACCGAGACCCTTTCTCTTTAGTTTGCACGCAAAGTCTTAAGGTTTCAATTTGAGACAAAGAGATTGAGCTCTGTTGAATTAATTAGTCTTTAGCAATGGCTATGGCCACCAAGTTTCTGATTGCCTCacttctcctctctcttcttGTTCTCCATTTTGCCGAGGCTGGTCATGATCTGGTAGTGTTTaattgtcttgttttttttttttttccatgttcatgaggtccttttcttttcccgtTGCTCACCTGCGTAAAGTCTTAATATCGTTTCATCTAAATAACATGTTGTTTGATATTTGATGCAGGTGAACTCGAATCTTGCTGCGAGTTCTCCCCCGAAAAAAATTGGTAATTTTATTTCCCATGATTTAaccaattaatcaaattaaatgattaaatatgatcaataaataaaatatatcaacagTGTCCCAACTCCAAAAGGTGGGACAATAAGCCTGTACCTTAATTATAATCATGTTCATGATTGCAAATATTCCAGCGGCAGGTAAAATttcgaatttttatttttaaagttattatacCTGATTTGTCCCATGAACTCACTCAAAACTTGGATTATAGGTTGAGTTTGGTTAATCAAGtcaatctaattaattataattcaaagattatatatatagcataaaaaaaaaaaaaaagaaggagaagactTCGTGTCTAATCATGCATGCATGTTAATTTGGTTTCGTTTTTCAGATTGTGGAAGCGCTTGCAAGGCAAGGTGCCAGTTATCATCGAGGCCACGCCTGTGCAAGAGAGCATGTGGGACTTGTTGTTCAAGATGCAGCTGTGTTCCTCCAGGAACAGCCGGTAACTATGAGGCTTGCCCCTGCTACGCCAGCTTGACTACCCATGGCGGCAGACGCAAGTGTCCTTGAAGCAAATCTAATTTCCGAGCATCTCATGATTTTAATCATACTTATGTTAGATTTTGGTTAATAAAAAGGGTGGAAAGAAATACAGCCTGAAGTATGAAAAGCTGAAAATCTGGTTAATTGCAATAATTATATAGTTTCAGTAAATGTACTTTGTCTTCGGTATGTAatctctcctttttttaattttaagcagTCCGAAATTCTATGGATGTCTGTCtcttttgaaacatgaaataaaGATTGTTTAACCAGTGAAAAACTATCTTCAACTTTTGATCAACCGTAACTTAGATCCTGTTTGTTTTTAGATGCAATCATTTTGATGTTCTTAATGAGGTGCCACCGCATGTTGGCAGGGACAGGAGGCAAATGCGGTCCGAGAGGGttgtatacatattttttatgcgTGGTcctaaatgaaacaaaaaattcaagctTTGCTCTCTCTAAATTTTTGTTCTAGTTTTGGCTTATCTCATTAATAAACGATGCCTAAGTCCCAGATTGTTTCTCGATCCGATTTAGGTTTCtgactttctgtttttttttttttttttttttaaatataggtaTATCGAATTGcttccaataataataataataataataataataataataataataaagtatcAATCGATTAGTTGTAGGCCAGCTATGATGCCCCAAAAACAGAGCATGGACGCAAAAGAATTAAGATTAGAATTGCTTcataagtgtgtgtgtgtggtgagATGGACTTGAATAGAATTTGATAGAGCACAGAATGGTTACTTGGAATTTGATACGACAAGCAAATTTGACATTTGGATCATCTTGGATAAGTTAATAATTTCATAACATTGATGCCTGGGATGATATTGAAGAGCAGTAGTGTGAAGTTATGCATATAGGTAGAGGAAAATCTTAGCAAGATGAGCCGCGAGCAGTGTCCTCCTTGCTCATGCATAGATATTCTTAATATGGTAGATACACGGTATTTATCTCGTTAATCATGGTGGGAACGATgtccttttcttgattttgaggTTAGTCAACACAGAGTTTTGAtttatacatgttattttttcttaaaactcatgtttaaaatacttaaaaatagaGCAATAACCCAACATTTCTAAGATTTGACAGAATACCAAGCATAAATTATATGGATATGGCTTGCTTTCAAACCTAACATAGTTgaatatattgaattttaaaatatcatctatGCTGTTGTGTCTGcagataaattattgaaaagattCAGTGCACTGCAATAATTGGTGCAGTTGTATAGATAGATGGAAACATTACAGCTTTAAAGTCTTTTGTCTTCGCATTATCTACAAAGTCACAAAACAAAGCTTAATGGGTAGTTTAGAGTCCAAACGACTCCACCTTAGCGCTCCAATTGTAATCCAAGACGTTGGATCACTCTTTCATTTTCACGAACCATTTTctcaacgaaaaaaaaaaaaagttctgattgtttatttaaaagagCAAGAAGTGAAATGTTGAAAACTTACttctctaaaatataaaaaataaatgcaggTGAATAtgcttgccttttcttttcctttgaatTCGATAAAGTTTATTTCTGATTTTGTattgcgttttaaaaatataacattaaatcaataactttttttagtgtttcataattatttgtatttgttgatattaaaaattaaaaaaatctgaaataaattttttttaatatatattttttaaaaaaatatttttaaaaacatcatgtattacaaggaaaaaaaacaaataaaagctgTTCCAGATTATCCTAATATATTCTGCCCAAATCCTACCAAGTGGCAATAGTATAATTAGAGTGGTAGACCAACTTGAGTTTCGTATATGCATGCCAGCAGGATGTCCCGTCCTTGCTGGCACCTACTCTCTGTTTTTATTCTTACAGAGtgactataaataagggcaccCTTTCTCCTGTTCCATGCATTGAGTGAACAGAGTTCGAAACAAAAACCAAAGATCCAGTCTCCAAGGGTCTAATTAAACTTTATCAATGGCTATTTCAAAGCTTTTGATTGCTTCCCTGCTCGTATCTCTTCTTGTGCTCCATCTTGCCGAAGCTGATCAGAAGGTAAAGTATTAATTCTTCAAGAGTATGTGCTCCTTTTAGATTTGAGTGCTGTCgagttcttttctttctcttttctgtgTTCAATCTTTCAgtattaaaaagagagaaaacgaCACTGCATTTGACTGATGCAGGTGAACTCAAATCAAGCTGCAAGCTATATTCCTGGAAACAGTATCGGTACGTAAATAACAGAACCTGCATAGATTCGTAGCTATGATTTAGCATGGGTCAAATGTCAACTATTTAATTGCTTAGTTTatcaagattaaattaaaatattgtgtAAACTTATGTAGCGCATCTTAATTAAATCTTGTAATCTGTGTAGACTGTGGTGGCGCTTGCCAAGCTAGGTGTTCGTTATCCTCTAGGCCTCGTCTTTGCAAGAGGGCTTGCGGGTCATGCTGTGCCCGATGCAAATGTGTCCCTCAAGGAACTTCCGGCAACCTGGACACCTGCCCTTGCTATGGCACTTTGACTACTCGTGGAGGCAGACGCAAGTGCCCTTGAAAATAGCCAGTCAATTTGCCCATCACTAAAATCTACGCATTCTCTACGTGTATGAAGAATTAATAACCATTGGTGTTCCAAAAAGATGCGAAGCTGTACTTTCTTACCAGATACGAGGGATGTGTcgtttcctttatttttcttttgtttgtaatattttttttcttgaattatttgttatgaatattgaattttaatggAAAATGTTTGGAAATAAAATACCGGGtttcgttttttctttcttaatgtAAGATAAATTTGATTCAAATTATGGTATTGATCGACTAATATTTGCTAACCATTCATTAGCTTTCAAATCATGGGATAAATTCCAAGAAATCGAGAAAGTGGTTGcatgtaataattaattaatgaacacTTTAATTTCGTGATCTCGATTCACATAAACATTGTTTTATGTTCTATGTAGTCAAGAGAGTAACGCAGCCCCGAGATACGGACGAATAAACTTATTCTAGTTCGAAGGTActtatatatagaataaaaattaatgatgtatttttaaagaaaaatattttaaaaaataatatttattatatttttaaacactacACTCGATGTTTATTTGGTAATatgatataaagtattttttaaatatattttttattgaaaaatatattaaaataatattttttaatttttttaatttttaatattaacacattaaaattattaaaaaacaataaaaaaacatgttaatgtaatattttttttaagaaaattaaaaaaaaaaaaaaaacaattcaaacctAAAACTACTACTGTTCCAAACAGTACCTCAAAGTTCAAACAACTTACTTGTGTTTTGCAGTATAAGATCAGATCTTCATTGCATGCTTGCTATATACTTTTCAGGAGATTTTTTCTTCATGGATTTAGGAAATTCACATGTTATTCTGTGATTTTAGTCATAGCAATTTAGAGTTGCTTCATCGAACATGAAAATAGAACTGAAAAGGTGGATGTTCAGAGAAAAGTACAATTACAGAAAAGGGTTGAGAATTGACAGCGTGAAAATGAAGTGACATTTATCAGTGGTCAAATGCTTGTGATCCATCTCTCCTTTTTAGAGTCTATTTGGAATTACAATAGCTtttgtgtttataattttaaaaaaattattttataaaatgtatttttaattgatgttggtttgaaaaaataaatatttggttaaaattgtagttcaaattaaggttgaagaaaaaataatttaatgtgtttggttaaaaaaatacttttcaaattgaggttataaaatgaaataaataatattgatatcaaatattttttattattctattaaattatgtgtaatgtcattacatacgaaatctatccaacaagaactatatttttcatggtttcttaagcgcgcaacaacaaaagCTGAATCTTTTGTTACATCATCAAGTGatctctttctaattttttgaatagaacataattaaaataaaaataaaaattgaattttttttaactcggcCGGACCCagcaataacataattggaattgcgatcaaatttcaccaATGTTACGTTATCATgtgatatccttctaatttatttagtgttattaaataatattaattactagtttttcgagtaaaacacaatttaaaaaaaaaatcaacaatttcattatgtaaaaaattcattcgacaataaCTATAGTTATCATGATTTATtcagcgtgcaataaaattaagtaaaatattatcaggaataaaattgagattacagtacgaataaatttaatttaccttaaactaattaaaaaaaaaacaaaatattgttcacgttcacgtgaacaatacgaatgcaattaattaactatactaatttttcaggaaaaaaataaactttgtgcactggtttttttttaaaaaaaaaacattgttcacgtgaacagtgcgcagtggagcatggctccactgttggTTGGTTTGTCAGCATCTCAGAGGTTCAACCTTAAATATTAGTGGACCCTACCAGCAaatcacacttttttttttttaaccaaacactgggTAGTGTGGCTGTGGGTGAACCTCACTCGtaaccacactaccaaactGCCACTTAGATGGTTAGAAGTGCGGTagtatttcattattttttagaatattttttattttaaaatatattaaaataatatttttttatttttaaaaattattttaaaaattaatagattaaaataatttaaaaatataaaaaatatattaatttaaaatataaaaatataaaaaaatttcaaaaacacttttcaattaCCCGTACTAAACACTGCCGAATCGCTAAAGGCTTCTCCTTCCGCTTGATACTTTTCGTAGCAATCTGTTGAGAATGGAAATTCACACTCGTAGCTTATTTGCATCCATGCCggtcattctaaaaaaaaacccttcaaaattcaaattggaGGCTCTCGACAGTGATTTGGAATTGGATATTCGACCAGGCTAGGTGACAGGTTCGGGAAGGGCTCCGCTTTGGATTCTTTGCACTCTGTAACAGAGGACCATTGTCACTATGGAAAACCTCTCTTGCTTTGGCCTTCGTCCCggattaaaagacaaaaaatatatggtaTACAGACGAAGCCCACTTGCCATTGATCTGCTTCGCTGAATTTTAAAGCCCTGTCGCATTCGACGGGTGCGATCCCATCTCTAGCATTCAACTTGAACCAAGAGATGTTCAGTGTAATGGTTAGGTTGATTTCATattctttgaaatttatttttttagacctATTTGTTTACTGggaagtaaaattttttttaaaaataaattctagaaaaataaattattttctgatgtttggtgatataataaaaaataagttgggaaacactttccagtgtttggttgtgtcattggaaaataacttattaatattttattttttttcaagtttattaaaataatgaagaacaaatcttaaaaattaaaaatttaaatgaaaataaaattgaaaaaatatataattttataaattatctcaaataaaataaataatgatcaaaataatagagatcaaatctaaaaaataaaaaataaataaaagatgatgaaattaaaataataataattcacatttcattaattatttcaaataaaataagtaacaatcaaaagaatgagggtcaAATTTGatatgtaaaaaatttaaataaaaaaataatagggataAAGCAagtaacaattataaaaataaggactaaagttaatataaaaattaaattttaagagatgaaattgaaaaataaatattcaaaacaaaatatatataactatcaaaagtttgaggatcaaatttgatataattagtaaataatatgacattcctaaatttttcataattttcgaaaagtgtttttcgttgaccaacttttctaatgataaacaaatacaacaaagtttgaaaagtgatttttcaGAAACTATTTTTCAGGAAACAAACATAGCCTTAAATACAACGCGAGGAAATACATTTAATCATGATTAATTTACAAGTTGACAAAAAGATACTTTACATagtaattattaaactcagtataactttgttaattaatttgttacaTGTTTGTGATCTAGAACTTgacttgaattgatttttaaattaaattgtttttaatattgacctcatcaaaatcaaatgattcGATGGATTAACTTACAATCTGGTTAACCCAATTGATCCCAGTCCAAACTCATAtggtcaaaacaaaaaaagttaaaattaagaataatatttcaaataaaaaaaaaaacccataaattcATCCAATGACATGTAAGTTGACATTATCTAAAAAACTAATCTCCTCATCAATATTGTCGTGTCTCAAGACATATATTACTACTCATTAAAGTAGTGTAATTACTATATTGTTTCTTTGTCGTTTTATATGTTGCCGTTGCTTCAGAGGGTAAGGTGATCTTTTTATCGagtcataaatatttttcaaggattgtgcaaagttatttttataattttaacgcATGATAAAATTACTAATGTAACCCTTGAATCAAAT
It encodes the following:
- the LOC118052703 gene encoding gibberellin-regulated protein 1, whose protein sequence is MAMATKFLIASLLLSLLVLHFAEAGHDLVNSNLAASSPPKKIDCGSACKARCQLSSRPRLCKRACGTCCSRCSCVPPGTAGNYEACPCYASLTTHGGRRKCP
- the LOC118052705 gene encoding gibberellin-regulated protein 11, which produces MAISKLLIASLLVSLLVLHLAEADQKVNSNQAASYIPGNSIDCGGACQARCSLSSRPRLCKRACGSCCARCKCVPQGTSGNLDTCPCYGTLTTRGGRRKCP